In Rhodospirillales bacterium, a genomic segment contains:
- a CDS encoding glutamate 5-kinase, translating to MNTGRTSARLAGGRRIVVKIGSALLVDEARGSIHAPWLTALAEDVAAMRARGQEVLLVSSGAIAVGRRQLGLPMGTLRLDEKQAAAATGMIQLAHAYQEMLARHGLTVAQVLLTLSDTEDRRRYINAHATLTTLLRAGAVPLINENDTVATDEIRFGDNDRLAARVAAMISADILVLLSDIDGFYSSDPRRDAEAHLVSEIHAITPDIEAAAGDAAGGDGTGGMVTKLAAARIAMGAGCRMVIADGKPLNPLRRIGEGARCTWFLPGATPRTARKRWIGGSLKPAGALIVDAGAERALAVGSSLLPVGVVAVEGTFSKGDAVVVRSADGRELGRGLSSYSAEDARRIMGHKGGEIEERLGYRGREEIIHRDDLAIDYGWETP from the coding sequence ATGAACACCGGACGGACATCCGCACGTCTCGCCGGCGGGCGCCGGATCGTCGTCAAGATCGGCTCGGCGCTGTTGGTGGACGAGGCGCGGGGGTCCATTCACGCGCCCTGGCTGACGGCGCTCGCAGAGGACGTGGCAGCGATGCGGGCCCGCGGCCAGGAGGTTCTGCTCGTCTCGTCGGGCGCGATCGCGGTCGGCCGCCGGCAGTTGGGACTACCGATGGGCACGCTGCGCCTCGATGAAAAGCAGGCGGCGGCGGCGACCGGCATGATCCAGCTCGCCCACGCTTACCAGGAGATGCTGGCCCGTCATGGTCTTACCGTGGCGCAGGTGCTGCTGACCCTGTCCGACACCGAGGACCGCCGCCGCTACATCAACGCCCACGCGACGCTCACCACCCTGCTGCGCGCCGGCGCGGTGCCGCTGATCAACGAGAACGATACCGTCGCCACCGACGAGATCCGCTTCGGCGACAACGACCGCCTCGCCGCCCGCGTCGCCGCTATGATCAGCGCCGATATTCTGGTGTTGTTATCGGACATCGACGGGTTCTACTCTTCGGACCCGCGGCGCGACGCCGAGGCGCATCTGGTGTCGGAGATCCACGCGATCACGCCGGACATCGAGGCGGCGGCCGGGGACGCCGCGGGCGGCGACGGCACCGGCGGCATGGTGACCAAGCTGGCGGCCGCGCGCATCGCTATGGGCGCCGGTTGCCGGATGGTGATCGCCGACGGCAAGCCGTTGAACCCGCTCCGCCGCATCGGGGAGGGAGCGCGATGCACGTGGTTTCTGCCCGGAGCGACGCCGCGCACGGCGCGAAAGCGCTGGATCGGCGGTTCGCTTAAACCCGCCGGCGCGCTCATCGTCGATGCCGGCGCTGAACGGGCGCTGGCGGTCGGCAGCAGCCTGTTGCCGGTGGGTGTCGTGGCCGTGGAGGGGACATTCAGCAAGGGCGACGCGGTCGTGGTCAGAAGCGCCGACGGCCGCGAACTGGGCCGCGGGCTTAGCAGCTATTCGGCGGAGGATGCGCGCCGGATCATGGGCCACAAAGGCGGTGAAATCGAGGAACGTCTCGGGTACCGTGGGCGCGAGGAGATCATTCACCGCGACGATCTGGCCATTGACTATGGATGGGAGACGCCATGA